The sequence below is a genomic window from Streptosporangium lutulentum.
TTGTTAGCCTTTCGAAATTCCACCGCCCGCTACCCAGATCGTCCGCTACACCAGAACGAAGCCCCCAAGAGGAAGCAAGGAGAACCCGTGGCCGACTCCCACAACGAGAGCGTCACCTGGCTCACTCAGGAGGCGTACGACCGCCTGAAGGCGGAGTTCGAACACCTCTCGGGGCCCGGGCGCATCGACATCGCCAAGAAGATTGAAGCCGCCCGCGAAGAGGGTGACCTGAAGGAGAACGGCGGCTACCACGCGGCCAAGGACGAACAGGGCAAGATGGAGGCCCGGATCTTCCACCTTCATCAGATCATCGAAAACGCCCGGGTGGGCGAGGCGCCCCGCACCGAAGGTGTCGTGGGCCCCGGAATGACCGTCACCGTCAGCTTCGAGGGCGACGACGAAGAGGTAACCTTCCTGCTCGCCTCACGGGAGGAGAGCGGCGCACCGATCGACGTCTACTCGCCCAAGTCGCC
It includes:
- the greA gene encoding transcription elongation factor GreA is translated as MADSHNESVTWLTQEAYDRLKAEFEHLSGPGRIDIAKKIEAAREEGDLKENGGYHAAKDEQGKMEARIFHLHQIIENARVGEAPRTEGVVGPGMTVTVSFEGDDEEVTFLLASREESGAPIDVYSPKSPLGAAINGKKIGEKASYTMPNGRSNTVEILEAVPYIGN